The Symbiobacterium terraclitae region AGCGGGTGAGCGGGGCTACGACGACCGTACCCGCTTCCTCGGGCGTGAACTTCGGCACCTCCTGCTCGGTCAGGGCACCCTGGGCGCAGGTCTCCACGTACATCCCCGCCGCCAGGTTGCCTTCGGTGTAGAACGGAATCGCAGGCTTGAAGCCGAACGCCACCTGAGCGATGGGGCAGCTCAGGTCCTCGGGACCCATGGCGATCGCCCAGCCGTACCGCCTGGCCATGCCGATGCCCTGGCAGATGGCGATCTTGATCCCCATGTCGCGCAGCGGCCGCCGCACCCTCTCCGGCAGCGGCTCCCCGGCCCGCACGACCCGGATGCCCAGCGGGAACGTGTCCGTGCGCAGGTGACGGTCAAGCTCGGCCGCCACCGCCTTGCAGTCCAGCACCCTCGCATTCTCCGCCACACATATCCCCTCCCGATTGTCGAATTTCTATACATTCATACAGAACTCCTCCAGCCGGTTGCGCCCCGAGCGGACGATGCTTGATGACAATATGAGGGAACTCGGTCCCTGTGCCCCGGCCTGCGGTGGGTCCCGAAAGAGGCCCGACGCACGCCGCCGCACGTCGTCGTCCCCGGGACAACCGGCGGGTCTGAATGAGGCCCGGCGCACGCCGGAGCACCCGGGACAACCAGCGGGCGCGATGGCGGTCCGCCGTGCGCCTTCGAACCGCGAGCCAGCGGCGGGCCTGGGGTTGGACCGGGTGAGGCGCGTTCACCCGGGCCAGCCCAGAAGGAAACCCGGCCAGCGAAAAAGAACAACAATGAGGAGAGGGAAGAAACAACAGTAAAAAGAAAGTTTCAGGAGGGATCCTATGTACGTATTGGTGATGCTGCACAGCATCGTGCGCTGGCTGGTCCTCGCCGGCGCGCTGCTGGCGCTGGTCGGTGCCCGGGTGACGGGCGACAGCGGCCGCGACGGGTGGGGAGCGAAGGCCGGCTTCCTCTACACCGTCCTGCTGGATGTGCAGGTGCTCATCGGGCTGATCATCTGGGTACTCGAGTCCGGATGGAAGCTCAACGCCTTCTTCGCCTACGTGCACCCGGTAGCCATGCTGCTGGCGCTCGTGATCGCCCACTTCGGCCGCACACAGCAGAAGAAGACGGTTCCCGCCGCAGGATTCTGGCCCTTCCTCGTCTCGCTGGCGCTGGTGGTGGCGGGAATCCCCTGGGCGCAGTGACGCCGCCCGCAGGGCCCCCCTCCGGAAGGAGGGGGGCTTCGGCTTTGCCATGGCGGTTACCGCCCATCCTGGCAGCGTTTTTTGCTTATGACCTGAACCTATTGGGCGGGCGGCGGAGTCTCATCAAGGGAACAGGCGGGGAAACCCGCCGCCGATCGACGTCGTCCTATGACAGGAGGGTTTTGCCGTGAGTGAACCTCTGGTGCGCAACGATGCGGAGCCGCGCATCTCCCCCTGGGGAGCGCTGCTGAGCGTGGTGACGTCCCCGGGTGAGACCTTTCGCTCGCTGGGCCGCAAGCCGCCGGTGCTGGCACCGTACCTCATCCACAGCCTGGTCGGTATCGTGGCGATCGCCCTCTCCTACTCCGCCCTGATGGATCTGGCCATGGAACAGGCCGCAGCGGCGATGGCCAACCAGCCCCAGATGACTGCGGAAGACATGGCCATGATGCAGACCGTGATGCGCTGGTCCGGAGGTGTGGCCCTGGTTGTCCAAGAGATCGCCGGCCCGTGGGTCGTCGGCCTGGTGCTCGCCCTCGTGGCCACCTTCTTCGGCCAGTTCCAGGGCGGCGAGGTTCCGCTCACGTCCTACATGGGCATGATCGGCTACGCCCGGATGCCCCTGGACATCGCGCGGCTGCTGTCGGCGGTGTTCATGGCCGTGACGGGGAAGCAGCTCGACCTCAGCGCCGCGGCCCTCCTCCCGGACGGCGCCAGTCCGGTGCTGATGGGCGCGCTGCAGATGATCAACCCGTTCGGCATCTGGTACTACGCCCTGCTGGCGATCGGCTTCGCCGCCCTCTTCGGCCGCGAGCCCCGCAGGGGCTGGGCGATGCCCGTCACTCTCTTCGTGCTGGGCGTGATCGTCAGCGCCGCCGCCGCAAGCATCGGCGCTGCATTTACGATGAATGTGGGCTAAGGGA contains the following coding sequences:
- a CDS encoding Yip1 family protein; translation: MSEPLVRNDAEPRISPWGALLSVVTSPGETFRSLGRKPPVLAPYLIHSLVGIVAIALSYSALMDLAMEQAAAAMANQPQMTAEDMAMMQTVMRWSGGVALVVQEIAGPWVVGLVLALVATFFGQFQGGEVPLTSYMGMIGYARMPLDIARLLSAVFMAVTGKQLDLSAAALLPDGASPVLMGALQMINPFGIWYYALLAIGFAALFGREPRRGWAMPVTLFVLGVIVSAAAASIGAAFTMNVG
- a CDS encoding DUF169 domain-containing protein — encoded protein: MAENARVLDCKAVAAELDRHLRTDTFPLGIRVVRAGEPLPERVRRPLRDMGIKIAICQGIGMARRYGWAIAMGPEDLSCPIAQVAFGFKPAIPFYTEGNLAAGMYVETCAQGALTEQEVPKFTPEEAGTVVVAPLTRCSFEPETLLIYGNSAQIMRAVTGALWKTGGSLTSVTSGRADCADIVIRTAREGKPQFILPCLGDRIFGQTQDHEMAFTIPWSQVGDLLEGLEGTHKGGVRYPIPTFLRYTPEFPATYQELQRRWDEGETS